TAATTTTGTTTGTATagtttaaatattgtatattgtaataaattttactgTAATTTAGTtaagttaaattaaattaagctaattgaaatgaaatgaaatgaaattaagTTAGAttagattaaattaaattaaattaaattaaattaagttaaattaaattaaattaaattaaattaaattaaattaaacgaagataaaataaattaaattacattaaattaaatttagataCTGTATCGATGAAAGCTAgcattttgtaaattatattagAAATTTTAATGTGTTTAGAAAAAGATTCATAGAAAATGTAACACCTAAATTACGAATATCGTCAACAGAACATACAGTAGCATTATTACAAAAGTAATTATATGACAACATAATTTTTGAGAGTGAAGAATCGAATGATTAAAGAAAGTGTAATTGTATATGATAACATAATTTTTAAAAGCAAACATGGATAATACAGCACTTAGACAGGTTTAGTAGTATATTATTACGCTTGCACTAAGATTCGAGATTACTTTGATCGTGTTGTATTAATAAACGGTTGTGAGGATTCTCGATGGCATAAAAAAGCTTTAATCGATTCGTATCGCATTTAAATGCCTGTGGTGACACTGGTGACCCTAATAGTTGGGTTTAAATAACTTGTAGGAAGTCAGAAGTGCTTACGAACTATTAAAATATcagagaaaattaaataataaatattttacgttaaaattttgcatttttattCATACAGATCATTATAAAATTTCACTTGTAATCGTTGTATGTTTTTAAGAAACAATAACATAATGAACACAACTTGTTAAATGATTCGAGTGGGTTAAGAGAATACTCCCGTCtagaatttcgaaacaattgattgtattttattaattttattatttccctTCGTAAAAAATCCTCAGtttagaataaatatatataaacacgTGTGAAAAGAGTCCAAACCAAAAAGTTTCatagtttcttaaaaaaaaaatcagaaagGGTTCGATGTTTTTCGACTAAATTACCAGAATACTTAAGACTTTACAACTcttccaatttttattattttcctccATAAAAAATTCTGAACCTAGCATAAACATATATAAATACGTGTGAAAAGAGTCCATATCAAAAAGTCTCacagtttcttaaaaaaaaaatcagaaagGGGTCGATGTTTTTCGGCTAAATCTCCCGAATACTTAAGACTCTACAACttctgtatttattattattttccccCATAAAAAATCCTACATCTAGCGTAAACAAATATAAAGACATGTGAAAAGAGTCCATACCGAAAAGTTTCAtagttctttaaaaaaaaaatcagaaaggggtcgatgtttttcggttaaatTACCAGAATACTTAAGACTTTACCACTcttccaatttttattatttttctccatAAAAAATTCTGAACCTAGCCTAAACATATATAAAGCCATGTGAAAAGAGTCCATACCGAAAAGTTTCatagtttcttaaaaaaaaaatcagaaagGGGTCGATGTTTTTCGGCTAAATCTCCCGAATACTTAAGACTCTACAACttctgtatttattattattttccccCATAAAAAATCTTACATCTagcgtatacatatataaagaCGTGGGAAAAAAATCCATGCGAAAAAGTCTcataatttcttaaaaaaaaaatcagagaGGGGTCGATGTTTTTCGGCTAAATTACCAGAATACTTAAGACTCTACAACTTCTGTATTTGTCATTATTTTCCTCCATAAAAAATCCTACATCTAGCGTAAACAAAGATAAAGACGTGTGAAAAGAGTCCATACCGAAAAGTTTCatagtttcttaaaaaaaaaatcagaaagGGGTCGATGTTTTTCGGCTAAATTACCAGAATACTTAAGACTCTACAACTACtgtatttgttattattttcctCTATAAAAAATCCTACATTTagcgtatacatatataaagaCGTGTGAAAAGAATCCATACAAAAAAGTCtcataatttctttaaaaaaaaatcagaaatGGGTCGATGTTTTTCGACTACATTATTGGAGTactttaaatacaaaataaagctGTATTAAGCGAAACAGAACCGTAATTTGGCTCTTATCGTGGCCCAATCATGGTTCTAATCGTCCATATTCGATCCAGCGGGCCATTCACTTTCGTTCGGTCGGGGTGGTTGTACCGAAGCGTACACGTCCGAGACGGGGGTCGCGGAGAGGGTCGAAGCGGGTCGCGCAGTCGCGCTGACCGTTGTCCATCTGGTGGATCGCGAATTATTCACCACCTGCTCTCACCTGGTGGAGTGAACCAAGAGTAGCGCGGTCGAGGCCCGAAGTCGCTGAACCGGCACGAAAAACGCAGTCAAAATAAGGGGAACACGAGTCGCGAACGGGGAGTCCGGTGAGTATACTTCTTACCCCTCCCCTATTCTGCGTCGGGGTTAGCGTGATTTCTTGTTTATcgcgaaatgaaaattgaaagaaatatacTTGCACGGGGATAGAAATTACGTCGAAAGAGAATTGTCGCGCCACTCTTTTTACCGcgaaatagaaattaaacaaaaaatatgtGCGTGGAGAGAAAAATCCAGGCGAGAGAGAATTGTCGCGTCTACCTTTTTATTACCAAATAGaaactaaaagaaaaatatttacgtggaaaaaaaattacgtTGAGAAAGAATCGTCGCGCctccttttttttattaccaaatagaaattaaaagaaaaatatttcacgtagAGGAAAAAATGAGGTTGGAAAAGAATTCTCGTGCCTTTGTTTTCATCGTGAAatggaaattaaaagaaaaatatttacgtggagaaaaaaaattacgttGAAGAAAAAGTGTCACACCTTTCTCTTCATTGCGaaagaagaattaaacaaaaaatatgtgcatgaagaaaaaaattataacgGAAGGCGTTGATTACAATGTTCTTTTTAACgcgaaatataaaaagaaaaaaaaaaaatacgtgcgtggagaaaaaaattacgaagaaagGGAATCGATGGCTTCGTTTTAAGAAGTGCGACGTTAATTACGATAATCATGGTTGTAATCGCATTAAGTTTGAAGTTTTAGAATCGTAGACTCACAAAGAAATACCCCGATTGAAAAAcaacgaaaataaatcgaaagaaaatcgttCTCCGAAAAATGAATTacactcgttttttttttaaatacttttggccctaaaaatattttttggtgTATTGCTTTTTCGCTGTGAAATATAATTGACACAGACGAGTATGAAATTTTATGTTAAAATAAAGTTTgcattttttttcattgttaatCGAgtcgaatataataaatatgaaatttaagTTAACCCTCACCTAGTATAGTGATTATTTTATCATATATACAGTATAGTGGGGTGTATAGGATcccataaaattatttaaatacctgcaagtattaaaaaaaaaaatttgattttgcgAATTActcttaataaattaattaagaaattgaataaattgaattttaggAGATAGCAAAATTCGATCGTGTTACCAGTTTTGGGTTAACAAAATGGATACAAAAATAGCAAGAGCAGGTGTTTCTTTCAATTAGAAGTTGTCTTactcgaaattaaaataaagttcGCATTTTTTATTCGTGTTACCAGTacgcaaacatcaaaatttctttcatccaatcagaaattttgcatctttaatcgtttctcaacgATCTTCATGGCAGTCTCAATTCCAGATCGATGAACTCGAGCGACTGTCAAACGCTCGGGACTCTGATTGATAATACATATTTCAGAACGATTCTCGAGACAATTTTCCTCATAAAGAACTAAGAATTTACCCcatcgaacgcgttcgaaattttcaccgaaaaaaaaaacaagttatCTTCGAGAACAGACATCATAAAATCGCAAGTGTTCAATATGGCATCGATCTCTCTTCTTACGAGGGATCATCCTTGTCACGTGTTTAGAAGGTCGTTTGAAAAAATGGTTACGTTGCGATTTACCCCTTTTGGTTCCCACCCGGGCTATAAACAAGTGTCTTCTTCGCCCTTGCAACAAGTAGCAAAATGTCAAAGCAACAAAGACCGCCTAAGAGCTAGCGTCCACCTTAGCTGGCATAATCGTCGTGTCGCGGTCGAATCGATACCATATTACGACGTTGGAGTTCAGACGTTACAGTAAGTTCGCGAATCGTGTATTCTCAGTTGGAAAAAAGTTAACGATAAAGTCCACCAACCGACTGACATCGGAGGCCGTATGTCTGATCCTGGCATTGGCACCGATCGTAAAGGgaagtatttattatttaaaagtgaGAATCAATGTGTGGGGGGAGTTAGGTATGGATCGAGTAGCGGAACTCGAGTCTTAGCGCTGGTGTGTTATGGTTTCGCGATGGCGACGCGTGTTAGGCCACAGTTGGTCGGCCAGACCCTGGCAAAAGAAGTCTTTTAATCGCGGGAGCGAACGATGCTCGGGCGTTTTCGTAACGCGTTCAAGTGCACCCTGCCGAAATGCGGGACTTTCCACTTTCCAGGGATGGAGAAGCCCGAGTCCTCCACGGGGGGCGAGAGCAACGCGGACCTCGAGGACAGGGACCCCAACAGTCTCAATCAACATCTGCAGGTATAACGGATTGGTGGAAAGAATGGCTTTGGATGGTATAGGTCgacgagaaacgtttgagaaattttGGAACAGTTTGAGAAGTTTGAGAAACTTTGGAATAGTTTGAGAAGtttgagaaatttttgagtAGTTTGAGAAGTTTGAGAAATTTTGGAACAGTTTGAGAAGTTTGAGAAATTTTGGAATagtttgagaaattttgaaataGTTTGAGAAGTTTGAGAAATTTTGGAATAGTTTGAGAAGTTTGAGAAATTTTGGAATAGTTTGAGAAGTTTGAGAAATTTTGGAATagtttgagaaattttgaaataGTTTGAGAAGTTTGAGAAACTTCGTTGTTGAGAAATTTGGAGAAATTTGGAGAAAtttcattgttaaaaaatttggagaaatttcgttgttaaaaaatttgaagaaattttgttGTTAAGAAATTTTGAGGAACTTTGGGAAATTTCACTGTTcaggaatttagaaaaatttcgtggttaagaaattttgagaaattttgggaaatttCACCATTCAgaaatttggagaaatttttaaataatttgagaAATTTCATTGTGAAGAAATTTTGAGGAATTTTGGGAAATTTCACCattcaaaaatttaaagaaatttttaaagaatttgagaaatttcatTGTGACGAAATTGTGAAATAATTTGAGAAATTTCATTGCAATGAAATTGTGAAATAATTTGAGAAATTTCATTGCAAAGAAATTGTGAAATAATTTGAGAAATTTCATTGCAatgaaattgtgaaaaattttaagaaatgttGTTCtgaagaaatttttcaagattGTTGAGAcattttgaaataattcgaGCAATCTCATTGTTGGAAGAAACTCCAAAAGAAAAGATTGTACAAATTGAAATTATCTCAGTGGAGTGTATAAATTTTTCATGTTTCTCTAACTCGAGAAAAATGAACACCTACCTTTTGTTCgactttgaaaaattcgaagaaaattcgatTCAGAAGAGATTCTCCAGCGGTGCCTCGCTTATTGATCATTTTCGATCTTTAAACGGAGCATCGCTGTAATCGCGTTGTTGAACGCACACGATTATTGCGATCAGGTGATGTGGGATGACGTGATCGGAGAACCGGAAGGAATACGCAGTCCCGAGTGCGCGTGGCGCCTCAGCGGCCATTGTTTCCGGTTATCCAGGGGATGCTGCTACGTGTTGCTTTCGGTGCTCGTCGCCCCTCTGCTCGCCCTTTGCCTAGGCTTCACGTTCGCTTGCCTCGCGTTTCAGgtgagtagttttacccaacGATCGATATTGTTTATCTTCCTTTCCTGGTTCCTTGAAAGGGGTAGGTTGTTAAACATAAAAAAATCTCTCGAGTGTACGTAGTCTTGCTTTACATTGCTACATATCTTCTAGGCCAAAATTTGTGGCGCAAATGAGctttattttttagaaaattgcatttaaaaattaatttagtacACGTGCATCTAACTGTGCGTGTATGTGTTACGAGCCAAAATTTATTATGCAAATGGGGTCAGGGAGATAgtataattcgaaataaaacgaaaataaaaagtgaCAAAATTGAATCGGAGGctttattttttagaaaattgcatttaaaaattaatctagTACACGTGCATCTAACTGTCTGCGTATACCTCGTGGGTCAAAATTTGTGGTGCAAATGGGGTTAGAGAGATTCTATGTCACAACATAAGAcaagaataaagaataataagaaTTAATCTAGTACACGTGCATTTAATCGATCACCAGCGTTACGAATTTCACTATAAATGGCTACTGTGATTGCTTTCGTGCAGCATACAATGTCAGGCACTGTTTACTATCGATGCTTAGCTATTAATGCATTCTTAAGGTCCACAGAAGACACTTTGAAAACAGTTTAGACAAACATCGATTAGGTGCACGTGTACTAGGTTGATTttcaagtgtatttttttttttaaataaaattttcagtttATTTCGAGCCACAGAATCTCCTTGATCACATTTgctcaacaattt
This window of the Ptiloglossa arizonensis isolate GNS036 chromosome 5, iyPtiAriz1_principal, whole genome shotgun sequence genome carries:
- the LOC143147282 gene encoding caveolin-3, coding for MLGRFRNAFKCTLPKCGTFHFPGMEKPESSTGGESNADLEDRDPNSLNQHLQVMWDDVIGEPEGIRSPECAWRLSGHCFRLSRGCCYVLLSVLVAPLLALCLGFTFACLAFQHIWCLAPCLRVWKITCAATRNFLTALTQAVVRPMMDSVGYLFHNIRVYNQKLPDGPAQKDDLLVV